The Acidobacteriota bacterium genome includes a region encoding these proteins:
- the mgtE gene encoding magnesium transporter has protein sequence MEAVEVRRNQVLTDTLRRFVRRGARSSISKLLAKVRPEDLGMLLRGLTPSEGLSVFRIAVADYPDSVGSVLTELESSLRTDLVSRMDPSEVAGVLDLIAVDDAVFVVESLPSEVQERVLEIVDLEGVTEVQSQLTFEDDSAGRIMTREFFSLPESNLVREAIATIQDQGEEIEMIFYLYIVDEKGELIGVTSLRQLLLSAPGKSLRDIAQRDLIKVTTSTDQEEVAHLAARYDLLAIPVTDDRNRLVGIVTVDDIVDIVKEEATEDFLKMVGTNEGELLYQERALRVARIRLPWLLINLGGLLLTGLLLAFFQVRFSEALFLLTFVPLIMGMGGNVGTQTSTITVRGLATGGIPEGPGRIRKFLWSQIRVGAVIGLVTGLLVAGAASLIQGGNPYFALVVSASLFMAILLASLSGAMIPLLFERIGIDPAVAAGPLVTTSNDITGILIYFGFAGLLIEFLIR, from the coding sequence CGGAGGATTTGGGCATGCTGCTGCGCGGCTTGACCCCGAGCGAGGGGCTGTCGGTCTTCCGCATCGCCGTCGCCGATTATCCGGACAGTGTGGGCTCGGTGCTGACGGAACTCGAGTCTTCCCTGCGCACCGATTTGGTGTCGCGCATGGACCCCAGCGAAGTCGCCGGGGTACTCGACCTGATCGCCGTCGACGACGCCGTCTTTGTGGTCGAGTCGCTGCCCTCGGAGGTCCAGGAGCGGGTGCTCGAGATCGTCGACCTCGAAGGGGTGACGGAGGTCCAGTCGCAGCTCACCTTCGAAGATGATTCGGCCGGCCGCATCATGACCCGCGAATTCTTCTCGCTTCCGGAGTCCAATTTGGTGCGCGAGGCAATCGCCACCATCCAGGATCAGGGGGAGGAGATCGAGATGATCTTCTACCTCTATATCGTCGACGAAAAGGGCGAGCTGATCGGGGTGACCTCCCTGCGACAGCTCCTCCTGTCGGCGCCGGGTAAGAGCCTGCGGGACATCGCCCAGCGCGACCTGATCAAGGTCACCACTTCGACGGACCAAGAGGAAGTGGCTCATCTCGCCGCGCGCTACGACCTGCTCGCCATTCCGGTGACCGACGACCGCAACCGCCTGGTCGGTATTGTCACCGTCGACGACATCGTCGACATCGTCAAGGAAGAGGCGACGGAAGATTTCCTCAAGATGGTCGGCACCAATGAAGGTGAGCTGCTGTACCAGGAGCGTGCCCTGCGGGTGGCGAGAATTCGCTTGCCTTGGCTGCTGATCAACCTCGGCGGCCTGCTGTTGACGGGTTTGCTGCTGGCCTTCTTCCAGGTGCGCTTCTCGGAAGCCTTGTTCCTGCTCACCTTCGTGCCGTTGATCATGGGTATGGGGGGCAACGTTGGCACTCAGACCTCGACGATCACGGTGCGCGGCCTGGCGACCGGCGGCATTCCCGAAGGTCCCGGGCGTATTCGAAAGTTCCTCTGGTCGCAGATCCGCGTCGGAGCGGTGATCGGCCTGGTGACGGGGCTGCTGGTGGCCGGCGCCGCCAGCCTGATTCAGGGCGGCAACCCGTACTTCGCCCTGGTGGTCAGCGCCTCGCTGTTCATGGCCATCCTGCTCGCCTCCTTGAGCGGTGCCATGATCCCGCTGCTTTTCGAGCGCATCGGCATCGATCCGGCGGTGGCCGCGGGCCCGCTGGTGACCACCAGCAACGACATCACCGGAATCTTGATCTACTTCGGCTTTGCCGGCCTGCTGATCGAGTTCTTGATCCGTTAG
- the recO gene encoding DNA repair protein RecO: protein MAFERDEALILEVLDLQDRDRIVVFLSREHGKKRGVAQGARRPHSRFAGVLQPLAKVRLDWREKEGRELVRIGGVDLLRPASGVENDLEGLLIGSYLADHMLEFAQEDEPGDLWFRLLDSSVEALSKGVDRNLTARYFEAWVLRLSGIFPAPWECPICERSLADGAVLPAGGDTLLCGPCAQEVPGHSLIADPSVIEFLHLLAKVPLEDLAEARPPSAGTLRRVEKICAQVRRRFLQRELRSYEVIRQTLAFRGGDDRHRSSAG from the coding sequence ATGGCTTTTGAGCGCGACGAAGCGCTCATCCTGGAGGTGCTCGACCTCCAGGACCGCGACCGCATCGTGGTTTTCCTGAGCCGCGAGCACGGCAAGAAGCGCGGGGTGGCGCAGGGCGCCCGGCGGCCCCATAGCCGCTTCGCCGGGGTGCTCCAACCCCTTGCCAAGGTGCGCCTCGACTGGCGCGAGAAGGAAGGCCGCGAACTGGTGCGGATCGGGGGAGTGGATCTGCTGCGGCCGGCGAGTGGGGTGGAAAACGACCTGGAGGGTCTGCTGATCGGCAGCTACCTGGCCGACCACATGCTCGAATTCGCCCAGGAGGACGAACCCGGAGATCTCTGGTTTCGGCTGCTGGACAGCTCCGTGGAAGCGCTTTCGAAAGGGGTGGACCGAAATCTTACGGCGCGATATTTTGAGGCCTGGGTGTTGCGCCTGTCCGGCATTTTTCCGGCGCCCTGGGAGTGCCCGATCTGCGAGCGATCCTTGGCCGATGGCGCAGTGCTGCCGGCCGGTGGGGACACGCTCCTCTGCGGCCCTTGCGCGCAGGAAGTCCCGGGCCACTCGCTGATCGCCGATCCATCGGTGATCGAGTTCCTGCACTTGTTGGCGAAGGTGCCCCTGGAGGACTTGGCCGAGGCCCGCCCGCCGTCGGCCGGAACGCTGCGGCGGGTGGAAAAAATCTGCGCTCAGGTGCGTCGCCGGTTCCTGCAGCGCGAGCTGCGCAGTTATGAAGTGATCCGCCAGACGTTGGCTTTTCGAGGCGGCGATGATCGCCACCGGTCGTCGGCCGGCTAG